In a genomic window of Tenuifilum sp. 4138str:
- a CDS encoding bacteriohemerythrin, producing MQIAIWKPEYSVGVKSIDEDHQKLFDLLNQLFESMTKGKGKEIINDIISELERYAVFHFGREESYFRVTNYPFALQHIKEHQYFKQKVAELKKDVASNKGMVAPDVLGFLSDWLKNHIAKSDKAYEDHFKKFGVV from the coding sequence ATGCAAATAGCAATTTGGAAACCCGAGTATAGTGTTGGTGTTAAAAGTATTGATGAGGATCACCAAAAGCTCTTCGATTTACTTAACCAGCTTTTTGAGTCAATGACAAAGGGTAAAGGGAAAGAAATAATAAATGATATTATTTCAGAGCTGGAAAGGTATGCGGTTTTCCATTTTGGGAGAGAGGAGTCGTATTTTAGGGTAACTAACTACCCGTTTGCTCTTCAGCATATTAAGGAGCATCAGTACTTCAAGCAGAAAGTAGCAGAGCTTAAAAAGGATGTTGCATCAAACAAAGGTATGGTTGCTCCAGATGTACTTGGTTTCCTGAGCGATTGGTTAAAGAATCACATTGCCAAAAGCGATAAGGCCTACGAAGATCATTTTAAAAAATTCGGGGTAGTCTAG
- a CDS encoding inorganic phosphate transporter translates to METYYLFIVGILFLLAASDLMVGVANDAVNFLNSAIGSKVAKRHWILLVASAGVLVGSVFSSGMMEVARKGVFRPENFYFTEMMVIFLAVMITDVIVLDFFNTFGLPTSTTVSLVFELLGSAVAVSIFKIMNTEGETISNLGNYINSGKALAIISGILSSVVVAFVVGMVVQYIARLLFSFNYQKNLKFVGGIWGGIAMTAITYFIVMKGVKDTTLISKETISYISDHSLNILLYSFLVWTVVFQLLISLFRLNVLRFIVLMGTFALALSFAGNDLVNFIGVSMAGLKAYQIHAANPEIAPEALRMTELAGEVSTNSMYLFIAGLIMVITLWASRKARTVTDTEVGLARQDAGMERFGSTQFSRTIVRIARRFAEHVDKVTPRFIRKFVAKQFDTTKAPRYSNPKDAPSFDLVRASVNLVMASILISSATALKLPLSTTYVTFMVAMGTSLSDKAWGRESAVYRITGVITVIAGWFFTAFVTFTIAFGIATALYFGKAPALIILLAIAIGLLIKSHVLHKKKTKQLADEEIVDEVSIVNRCTNELRKYLKQSIKVYNRTIDGLTTENRRQLKEVNEEVEALNMEAKKLKYNVYYVLKQLEADSIETGHYYVQVIDYLRELAHSLEFVSRPSLQHVENQHKGLTREQAAELKDLSNQLSDLFDDILEMIKQNDYTRVPDAIKKQQDILEDLNKIRKKQVKRIKQGETGTRNSVLYLGLLNEIKNLLLHTINILKAQRDFILNNIE, encoded by the coding sequence ATGGAAACATACTATTTATTTATTGTAGGTATCCTTTTTCTACTGGCTGCATCGGACCTGATGGTAGGTGTGGCAAACGATGCTGTTAATTTCCTTAACTCAGCCATAGGGTCAAAAGTTGCCAAAAGGCATTGGATTCTGTTGGTTGCTTCGGCAGGGGTATTAGTAGGTTCAGTATTTTCAAGCGGTATGATGGAAGTTGCCCGAAAGGGCGTATTCCGGCCGGAAAACTTCTACTTTACAGAGATGATGGTTATTTTCCTTGCCGTAATGATTACCGATGTTATTGTTCTCGACTTCTTTAACACCTTTGGATTACCCACCTCAACTACGGTTTCCCTTGTGTTTGAGCTTTTAGGTTCGGCAGTTGCTGTTTCCATTTTCAAGATAATGAATACCGAGGGTGAAACCATTTCAAACCTGGGAAATTACATAAATAGTGGTAAAGCTCTGGCAATCATATCGGGAATATTGAGTTCAGTGGTTGTTGCATTTGTAGTAGGAATGGTTGTTCAGTACATTGCACGACTACTTTTCAGTTTTAACTACCAGAAAAACCTGAAATTTGTTGGTGGAATATGGGGTGGCATTGCCATGACAGCCATTACCTATTTTATAGTGATGAAAGGTGTAAAGGATACCACTTTAATATCCAAAGAAACTATAAGCTATATTTCGGACCATTCATTAAACATTCTTCTTTACAGTTTTTTAGTTTGGACAGTAGTATTCCAACTACTAATTAGCCTGTTCAGACTGAATGTACTAAGGTTTATTGTACTTATGGGTACTTTTGCCCTAGCATTATCGTTTGCCGGGAACGACCTTGTGAACTTTATTGGTGTTTCGATGGCTGGGTTAAAAGCTTACCAAATACATGCAGCAAACCCAGAAATTGCACCCGAAGCCCTGAGGATGACTGAATTAGCTGGTGAGGTAAGCACTAACTCTATGTACCTATTCATTGCAGGCTTAATAATGGTAATTACCCTTTGGGCATCGCGTAAAGCAAGAACAGTTACCGATACCGAAGTGGGCTTAGCCCGTCAGGATGCTGGTATGGAGCGTTTTGGAAGTACACAGTTTTCAAGGACAATTGTGCGAATAGCCCGAAGGTTTGCAGAGCATGTCGATAAAGTTACACCCCGTTTTATCAGAAAATTTGTGGCTAAGCAGTTCGATACCACTAAAGCCCCCCGATACTCTAACCCAAAGGATGCCCCATCGTTCGATTTAGTAAGAGCCTCCGTTAACCTTGTAATGGCAAGTATACTAATCAGTTCGGCTACCGCACTAAAGCTCCCTCTTTCAACCACCTATGTAACCTTTATGGTTGCTATGGGAACATCGCTGAGCGATAAAGCCTGGGGTCGCGAAAGCGCAGTTTATCGTATTACAGGAGTAATTACAGTTATTGCAGGATGGTTCTTTACTGCATTTGTAACCTTTACAATTGCTTTTGGAATAGCTACCGCACTTTACTTTGGCAAAGCACCCGCACTTATAATTTTACTGGCTATAGCTATTGGTCTACTAATTAAATCACACGTGTTGCATAAGAAAAAGACCAAGCAATTGGCTGACGAGGAAATAGTTGATGAAGTTAGTATTGTAAACCGTTGCACCAATGAATTACGTAAATACTTAAAACAGTCAATAAAGGTTTACAATAGAACCATTGATGGGCTAACAACCGAGAACCGCCGACAGCTTAAGGAGGTAAACGAGGAGGTGGAGGCCCTTAACATGGAAGCCAAAAAGTTAAAGTATAACGTATACTATGTTCTCAAGCAGCTTGAAGCCGACTCAATTGAAACTGGTCATTATTACGTACAGGTAATTGATTACCTGCGTGAACTTGCCCACTCCCTGGAGTTTGTCTCGCGCCCCAGCTTACAGCATGTTGAGAATCAACATAAGGGGTTAACCCGTGAGCAGGCTGCTGAGCTGAAGGATTTGAGCAACCAGCTTTCGGATCTCTTCGATGACATTCTGGAAATGATTAAGCAGAACGATTACACCCGCGTTCCTGATGCTATCAAAAAGCAGCAGGATATCCTGGAAGATCTGAACAAAATACGCAAGAAACAGGTAAAACGTATTAAACAGGGTGAAACAGGAACTCGCAATAGCGTGCTTTACTTAGGCCTACTCAACGAAATTAAGAACCTACTTTTACATACAATTAACATCCTGAAAGCTCAACGGGACTTTATTCTAAACAATATTGAGTAG
- a CDS encoding LytR/AlgR family response regulator transcription factor yields the protein MVKAVIVDDEIHARESLTRMLNVYYPSITVIGKAESIKSAYDLIKNQCPDIVFLDMQLADGHGFDLLKMFDNIPFKVIIISAYQEYAVKAFKFSAVDYLLKPVDPDDLVKALDVALAQALNDKQQERLNALIENTRNIGKKDKLLALRNSDGTYVVNTSEIVRCQSDGNATIFYLVDGNQVRVNRTLKEFDEMLNECGFLRCHQSHLVNQRYIEKISRFPSSLITMNNGDVIPVSFRKRKSI from the coding sequence ATGGTTAAAGCAGTTATAGTTGACGACGAGATACATGCGCGGGAATCGCTAACCCGAATGCTTAATGTATATTACCCATCTATAACCGTTATAGGTAAAGCTGAAAGCATAAAAAGCGCCTACGATTTGATAAAAAACCAGTGCCCCGATATTGTATTCCTCGACATGCAGTTAGCCGATGGGCATGGGTTCGACCTACTGAAGATGTTTGATAATATTCCTTTTAAAGTGATAATAATTTCTGCATACCAGGAATATGCTGTCAAAGCTTTTAAGTTTAGTGCTGTAGACTATCTTCTTAAGCCGGTGGACCCCGATGATCTTGTTAAAGCTTTAGATGTTGCCTTAGCCCAAGCCCTTAACGATAAGCAACAGGAACGCCTCAATGCCCTTATTGAAAACACCAGGAATATTGGAAAAAAGGATAAGCTACTTGCACTTAGGAACTCCGATGGCACTTACGTTGTTAACACTTCAGAAATTGTTCGATGCCAATCCGATGGCAATGCAACCATTTTTTACCTTGTGGATGGCAACCAAGTACGAGTAAACCGAACTCTCAAGGAGTTTGACGAAATGCTTAACGAATGCGGATTTTTACGCTGCCATCAATCGCATTTGGTGAATCAACGGTATATTGAAAAAATTTCCCGATTCCCATCATCATTAATCACCATGAACAATGGCGATGTGATTCCAGTATCGTTTAGAAAAAGAAAATCAATTTGA
- a CDS encoding sensor histidine kinase produces the protein MFISSTPQVTLLVIHSVVFAIAIIYLFTSRKKLKDRILRYEQQVLLSQMNPHFVFNSLTAIQSYIFRNEPHTASKYLASFAKLTRLILENSRCELCSLEREIATLKLYLDLQKLRFEGRFDYTIIVAEQIDPDATLIPPMLAQPLIENAIEHGLSGIYWAGKIEIRYTLTKPKQLVIEVEDNGIGIEKSREVQESKGKQYRSLATEITKERIKNLKKLGNSGIKLNITDKSTLSGNTSGTIAQIVIPLK, from the coding sequence ATGTTCATATCTTCCACTCCACAAGTAACCCTGCTTGTTATTCATTCCGTGGTGTTTGCCATTGCAATAATCTACCTTTTTACCAGCAGAAAAAAGCTAAAAGATCGGATTTTAAGATACGAACAGCAAGTTTTGCTCTCGCAAATGAATCCGCATTTTGTATTCAACTCCTTAACAGCCATTCAAAGCTATATTTTCCGCAACGAACCCCATACCGCCAGTAAGTATCTCGCAAGCTTTGCAAAACTTACCCGCCTAATCCTTGAAAACTCCCGTTGTGAGCTGTGTAGCTTAGAGAGAGAAATTGCCACCCTTAAGCTTTACCTCGACTTACAGAAGCTAAGGTTTGAAGGAAGGTTCGACTATACCATAATCGTTGCAGAGCAAATTGACCCCGATGCAACACTAATCCCACCGATGCTTGCACAACCGCTCATAGAAAATGCTATCGAGCATGGCTTGTCTGGCATTTACTGGGCAGGTAAAATAGAGATTCGCTATACCCTAACTAAACCAAAGCAACTTGTAATTGAAGTGGAAGACAACGGTATAGGAATTGAGAAATCGCGCGAAGTTCAGGAGAGTAAAGGGAAACAGTACAGGTCGTTAGCTACCGAAATAACCAAGGAACGTATTAAAAACCTCAAAAAGCTTGGGAATTCGGGAATCAAGCTAAACATTACCGATAAATCGACCCTAAGTGGGAACACCTCGGGAACTATAGCTCAAATTGTAATACCCCTAAAGTAA
- a CDS encoding DUF6769 family protein, which yields MKRVISIILLGLGVGMMLVHSLVPHHHHNGEVCFVEAAQMCCQHGNGNHHDSPHSHSHDQSCNLLNDLTQAEKFRVIDISQVISNLNVVKDFFANLNRCIDTAVRLELSQRIYISGISNTWQILIISCHTLRAPPF from the coding sequence ATGAAGAGGGTCATTTCAATAATACTATTGGGGCTGGGTGTGGGGATGATGTTGGTTCATTCACTTGTTCCGCATCACCACCACAATGGTGAGGTTTGCTTTGTTGAGGCTGCTCAGATGTGTTGCCAACATGGCAATGGTAACCACCACGATTCCCCCCATAGCCATTCCCACGATCAGTCATGCAACCTTTTGAATGACCTTACCCAGGCCGAAAAGTTTAGGGTTATTGATATTTCGCAGGTAATCTCAAATCTTAACGTTGTTAAGGATTTTTTTGCTAATCTAAACAGATGTATCGATACTGCCGTAAGGCTGGAACTTTCACAAAGAATCTACATTTCTGGTATTTCTAATACCTGGCAGATTCTAATTATTAGCTGCCACACATTAAGGGCTCCCCCTTTCTAA
- a CDS encoding efflux RND transporter periplasmic adaptor subunit: MVKNYLLIALATFIFTACNDTQRQQSQNHEGHSHEQAEHAEEEVAHFTAYTDSLEIYIVGNPIIAGKEVELTAHVTGMKSFKPVKVDSLMLNVTAEGKSYSFTAINTGNDGIYKLKVQFDVNGKADASIEMVINGIKGFYRLGQFTIYHCEHDWADSPEHSHASNTIKFTKEQAWAIDFATEIITPQPIGAVIKTTGMVLPAQADEVVLVAGISGIVSFADRSILPGMQVHESEVLLRLISKGVADNFALRYAEAKSRYELAKSAYERQKALAGEQVISTAEFQKAKSEYEVALAAFKACENGFSADGQQIVSPTNAEVLKVYISNGDYVNAGQPLVKLSKLSVSRIQCYVQPRFLNLLNSIFDANIRVSSSGVVVNLKSSGGSIVAVGRTISSENHLIPVVMELPNVGVLPVGEVVDVYLLCQSKGHALTVPLSALLEEQGNHFVMVQLTPETFIKREVKLGVTDGSRVEVLSGLQSGNRIVTRGAVYVKMAQSSGALDAHSGHVH; encoded by the coding sequence ATGGTTAAAAATTATTTACTAATAGCCCTTGCTACATTTATTTTTACTGCTTGTAATGATACTCAAAGGCAACAAAGTCAAAACCATGAAGGGCATTCGCATGAACAAGCTGAACATGCCGAAGAGGAAGTTGCGCACTTTACAGCTTATACTGATAGCCTTGAGATATACATTGTTGGCAACCCAATTATCGCCGGCAAGGAGGTTGAACTTACCGCTCACGTAACAGGGATGAAGAGTTTCAAACCTGTAAAGGTTGATTCATTAATGCTTAACGTAACGGCCGAAGGTAAATCGTATTCCTTTACAGCCATAAATACTGGTAACGATGGAATTTACAAGCTCAAAGTACAATTTGATGTAAATGGTAAGGCCGATGCTTCAATTGAAATGGTAATAAATGGCATTAAGGGATTTTACCGGTTGGGACAGTTTACCATTTACCATTGCGAACACGATTGGGCAGACTCGCCCGAACATAGCCATGCATCAAACACTATCAAATTTACAAAGGAGCAGGCTTGGGCTATTGATTTTGCTACTGAAATTATCACGCCTCAACCAATAGGTGCAGTTATAAAAACTACTGGCATGGTTTTGCCGGCTCAAGCCGACGAGGTGGTTTTGGTAGCAGGTATTTCGGGAATAGTGAGCTTTGCTGATAGGTCTATTTTACCTGGAATGCAGGTTCATGAGTCGGAGGTATTGCTTAGGTTGATTTCCAAGGGTGTGGCCGATAACTTTGCTTTACGCTATGCCGAGGCTAAAAGTAGGTATGAGCTTGCCAAGTCCGCTTACGAGCGTCAAAAAGCTTTGGCTGGTGAGCAGGTTATTTCCACTGCTGAGTTCCAAAAGGCAAAAAGCGAATATGAGGTAGCCCTTGCTGCATTCAAGGCCTGTGAAAACGGATTTTCTGCCGATGGCCAACAAATTGTAAGCCCTACAAATGCTGAGGTTCTGAAAGTGTACATATCAAATGGCGATTACGTAAACGCTGGTCAGCCTTTGGTAAAGCTGAGTAAGCTATCTGTTTCAAGGATTCAGTGCTACGTTCAGCCACGCTTTCTGAATTTACTTAACTCAATTTTCGATGCAAATATTAGGGTATCCTCTTCCGGAGTGGTCGTTAACCTAAAATCATCTGGAGGGAGTATAGTTGCAGTAGGCAGGACAATATCATCGGAAAACCATTTAATCCCGGTTGTCATGGAATTACCCAATGTTGGGGTATTGCCAGTAGGCGAAGTGGTTGATGTTTACCTGCTTTGTCAATCCAAGGGGCACGCCCTTACTGTTCCGCTTTCAGCACTTCTGGAGGAGCAGGGTAACCATTTTGTGATGGTGCAGCTAACCCCGGAAACTTTCATTAAACGCGAGGTGAAGCTAGGTGTTACCGATGGTTCAAGGGTTGAGGTTTTATCGGGCTTGCAATCAGGCAATCGGATTGTAACTCGGGGTGCCGTGTATGTAAAGATGGCACAAAGTTCGGGTGCGCTCGATGCTCACTCGGGTCATGTTCACTAA
- a CDS encoding efflux RND transporter permease subunit, with protein sequence MLDRIIIFSLRNKYFILISTLVLMVIGLRTVSNMDIDVFPDLTAPTVVVMTDAHGMAAEEVERLVTFPIETAVNGATDVRRVRSVSAQGFSFVWVEFDWGVDVLKARQVVSEKLIAVAQQMPLGVSQPMLAPQSSVMGEIFFIGLQADSTSMMELRTIAEWTVKPLVLATGGVSQVTIIGGDYKQYQVVANPTRMLHLGVTMHELTNACRFISMNSNGVNVREFGNEYVVRGIARTSDIEQLGQTLVATREGMPVKISDIAEIRVAPAPKMGYASSNASPAIILSISKQPNINTLEVTRKIEANLENLKKSLPPDVKLNTKIFRQSDFIERSVGNVRQALIEGAIFVTIILLLFLGSFRTTIISLLAIPISLLATFVVMKLLGININTMSLGGMAIAIGSLVDDAIIDVENVYKRLRQNWQKPEHQRQSNFAVVYEASREIRASILNATLIIIVAFVPLFFLSGMEGRMLKPLGISFIVSLFMSLLVAMTLTPVLAQMLLSGETYLKQNMNEKWLAAKLRKGYEKSLQWVLSRKRLVLGSTLLLLVLSVMLLFGMGRSFLPEFNEGSLTLSVVTPPGTSLDETNKVGNYIERKLLAIPEVTSTARRTGRGELDEHSQATNSSEIDVNFQLKERNNDEFLADVRATLARIPGIAVTVGQPLGHRIDHMLTGTRASIAIKLFGDDLSKLYSLANQIKAEIAGINGLVDVNVEQQVEVPQIQIRAKRALLADYGISLEEFNEFIDVVLGGEKLADIYEGQQRFDLVVKLDSTYTSTIEGIKSILIDSPKYGKVPLYQVADVISTTGPNIISRENVQRKLVISANVAGRDLRGVVNDIRSRVDGSITFPEGYRVEYGGQFESEARASRTLLIASLISILIIFMLLFIEFRNFSLAGIILLNLPLALIGGVVAIWLTSGVLSIPAIIGFISLFGIATRNGILLISNYIRFRKMGFDVQEVVVKGSSDRLNAILMTALTAALALIPLAFKGHLAGNEIQSPMAKVILGGLLTSTFLNIYIIPIVYTMFDKNEIVSDYDNQE encoded by the coding sequence ATGCTCGACAGGATAATCATTTTCTCGCTGAGAAATAAATATTTCATACTCATAAGCACCTTAGTGCTTATGGTTATAGGACTTCGTACAGTTTCCAATATGGACATTGACGTATTTCCTGACCTTACAGCCCCCACAGTTGTTGTAATGACCGATGCTCACGGTATGGCAGCGGAAGAGGTTGAGAGGTTAGTAACATTTCCAATTGAGACCGCCGTGAATGGCGCTACCGATGTTAGGCGGGTAAGGTCAGTATCCGCTCAGGGCTTTTCGTTTGTATGGGTGGAGTTTGACTGGGGAGTAGATGTTTTAAAGGCACGCCAGGTTGTTAGTGAAAAGCTTATTGCGGTTGCCCAACAAATGCCCTTGGGCGTGAGTCAACCAATGCTTGCACCACAAAGTAGTGTGATGGGCGAAATCTTTTTTATTGGCCTGCAAGCCGATAGTACAAGCATGATGGAGCTTCGGACAATTGCAGAATGGACAGTTAAGCCTCTTGTTCTTGCCACTGGTGGGGTTTCGCAGGTTACCATCATTGGTGGCGATTACAAGCAGTACCAGGTGGTGGCAAATCCTACACGCATGCTTCATTTAGGCGTTACTATGCATGAGCTGACCAATGCATGCCGATTCATCAGCATGAATTCCAATGGAGTTAACGTAAGGGAATTTGGAAATGAGTATGTAGTCCGAGGAATAGCGCGCACTTCCGATATTGAGCAACTTGGTCAAACCCTGGTTGCCACCCGTGAAGGAATGCCTGTAAAGATTAGCGACATAGCTGAAATCCGTGTTGCACCTGCCCCTAAAATGGGTTATGCATCAAGCAATGCATCGCCGGCAATTATTCTATCAATCTCAAAGCAACCCAATATTAATACACTTGAGGTTACTCGTAAAATTGAGGCAAATCTGGAAAATCTGAAAAAATCGTTGCCCCCCGATGTCAAGCTTAACACCAAAATATTTCGGCAATCCGATTTTATTGAGCGCTCAGTGGGGAACGTTCGGCAGGCATTAATTGAGGGGGCAATCTTTGTAACCATTATTCTTCTGCTTTTTCTTGGTAGTTTTCGGACAACAATCATTTCGCTGCTTGCCATACCCATTTCGTTACTTGCCACTTTTGTGGTGATGAAATTACTCGGTATCAACATCAATACCATGAGCCTTGGCGGAATGGCAATTGCCATAGGTTCGCTGGTTGACGATGCCATAATTGATGTTGAAAATGTTTACAAGCGATTGAGGCAAAATTGGCAGAAACCTGAACATCAAAGGCAATCGAATTTTGCGGTAGTTTATGAAGCTTCTCGCGAGATTAGGGCTTCAATCCTGAATGCAACTTTGATTATAATTGTTGCCTTTGTTCCCTTATTTTTCTTAAGCGGTATGGAAGGGCGTATGCTTAAGCCACTCGGTATTTCATTCATTGTATCACTTTTTATGTCGTTGCTGGTAGCAATGACTCTTACCCCTGTGCTAGCGCAAATGCTGCTATCAGGCGAGACCTACCTCAAACAAAATATGAATGAGAAATGGTTGGCAGCCAAGCTCAGGAAAGGCTACGAAAAGTCGTTGCAGTGGGTTCTTAGCAGAAAAAGATTAGTGTTAGGTAGCACCCTGTTGCTGCTAGTTTTGTCGGTTATGCTCTTGTTTGGCATGGGGCGTAGCTTCCTTCCGGAGTTTAATGAGGGCTCGCTAACGCTATCGGTGGTAACGCCACCGGGCACTTCGCTCGATGAAACCAATAAGGTGGGTAACTACATCGAAAGAAAGCTTCTGGCAATACCTGAGGTAACATCAACAGCCCGCCGAACAGGTAGAGGCGAGCTCGATGAGCATTCGCAGGCAACCAACAGTTCCGAGATTGATGTGAACTTTCAGCTTAAGGAGCGCAACAACGATGAGTTTCTCGCCGATGTTCGAGCAACACTCGCCCGCATCCCGGGTATAGCTGTCACTGTTGGGCAGCCTTTGGGGCACCGCATCGACCATATGCTTACTGGCACGCGGGCAAGCATTGCCATTAAGCTCTTTGGCGACGACCTCTCTAAGCTCTATTCCCTAGCCAACCAAATAAAAGCTGAAATAGCGGGAATTAACGGTTTGGTTGATGTAAACGTTGAGCAGCAGGTTGAGGTGCCGCAAATTCAGATTAGAGCTAAACGGGCTCTACTTGCTGACTACGGCATCAGCCTCGAGGAGTTCAATGAGTTTATTGATGTTGTGCTCGGGGGTGAAAAACTTGCCGATATTTACGAAGGGCAGCAACGTTTCGACCTGGTGGTAAAGCTGGACTCAACCTACACTTCTACCATTGAAGGAATTAAATCGATTCTTATTGACTCGCCCAAGTATGGTAAGGTTCCTCTTTACCAAGTTGCCGATGTGATTTCAACTACAGGCCCTAACATTATTAGTCGTGAAAACGTTCAGCGCAAACTGGTTATATCGGCCAACGTTGCAGGGCGCGACCTACGAGGCGTTGTTAACGATATTCGTAGCAGGGTTGATGGGAGCATAACTTTCCCTGAGGGTTATAGGGTTGAGTACGGCGGACAGTTCGAGAGCGAGGCCCGTGCTTCGAGGACACTTCTAATAGCTTCTCTTATTTCAATTTTAATAATTTTTATGCTACTCTTCATAGAATTTCGTAACTTCAGCTTAGCCGGAATAATTTTATTGAACCTTCCCTTGGCCCTTATTGGTGGTGTTGTTGCCATATGGCTTACTTCGGGAGTTTTAAGCATTCCGGCAATTATCGGGTTTATTTCGCTTTTTGGTATTGCTACACGAAATGGAATATTGTTAATATCTAACTACATTCGTTTTAGAAAAATGGGATTTGATGTTCAGGAGGTGGTGGTTAAAGGTTCGTCAGACCGGCTAAACGCAATTCTTATGACTGCGCTTACCGCTGCCCTTGCTTTAATACCGCTTGCTTTTAAGGGGCACCTTGCCGGAAACGAGATTCAAAGTCCTATGGCCAAGGTTATTTTGGGAGGTCTGTTAACATCAACTTTTCTGAACATCTACATTATTCCCATTGTTTACACCATGTTTGATAAAAACGAAATTGTAAGTGATTATGATAACCAGGAGTAA
- a CDS encoding TolC family protein — protein MITRSKITLVLVTVAFAGVTRAQISFDRVLQQVDSNNLMLKALRQKLEAERIAARIGISPSNPQAEVIYQWGSPVDLGNKTTISITQQFDFPTAYIYRAKLAKGMASALENEFRSKRSEVLQKAGLLYADLVYHNALLVELNRQLKNAMVIAQSLKQKFEAGEIGVIPYTQAELVYHELNSRIIQIRLEQKSIADELVTLNGSVPIAITDSVMLVPELPDSFESWLGVAESQNPELAYLKSETENSRLKLKLSKAEVLPTFNAGYASEKVGGERFQGIVAGISIPLWEKSNTVRYARAMNRYMQLNTDDYLYSFRQSSQRLFSKVKALQELTNHLSQYISTFDIADKLYLALQKGEISIVDYYTELNSYNSIKERLLEVQHECLKAYIELNRFSY, from the coding sequence ATGATAACCAGGAGTAAAATTACATTAGTTCTCGTTACGGTTGCTTTTGCTGGTGTTACAAGAGCTCAAATTTCATTTGATAGGGTTTTGCAGCAGGTTGATTCTAACAACCTTATGCTAAAAGCGCTAAGGCAAAAGCTTGAAGCCGAGAGGATAGCTGCCCGGATAGGGATATCGCCCAGTAACCCTCAAGCCGAGGTTATTTACCAATGGGGTAGCCCTGTCGATCTTGGAAATAAAACCACAATCAGTATTACGCAGCAGTTCGATTTTCCAACCGCATATATTTATAGGGCCAAGCTTGCCAAAGGCATGGCAAGTGCTTTGGAGAACGAGTTTAGGTCAAAGCGCTCTGAGGTGCTTCAAAAAGCTGGTTTGCTTTACGCCGATTTGGTTTACCACAACGCTCTTTTAGTTGAGTTAAATAGGCAGCTGAAAAATGCCATGGTTATTGCCCAATCGCTTAAGCAAAAGTTTGAGGCTGGTGAAATAGGTGTAATTCCATACACACAGGCAGAACTTGTTTACCATGAGTTAAATTCAAGGATCATCCAAATTAGGTTAGAGCAAAAAAGTATAGCCGATGAGCTTGTAACTTTGAATGGTTCGGTTCCCATAGCCATTACTGATTCCGTTATGCTTGTTCCTGAATTGCCCGACAGCTTTGAATCGTGGCTCGGAGTTGCTGAATCGCAAAATCCTGAGCTGGCCTACCTGAAAAGCGAAACCGAAAATAGTCGTTTAAAGCTTAAACTTTCAAAGGCAGAGGTTTTGCCCACTTTTAACGCTGGTTATGCCAGCGAGAAGGTAGGAGGTGAACGCTTTCAGGGCATTGTTGCTGGTATTTCCATTCCATTATGGGAAAAGTCAAATACAGTGAGGTATGCAAGGGCTATGAATAGGTATATGCAATTGAATACTGATGATTACCTTTATTCCTTTAGGCAAAGTTCACAACGTCTTTTCAGTAAGGTTAAAGCATTGCAAGAGCTTACAAATCACCTTAGCCAATACATCAGTACTTTTGATATTGCTGATAAGTTATACCTAGCGCTACAAAAGGGAGAAATATCAATTGTTGATTACTACACCGAGCTAAACAGTTACAACAGTATCAAGGAACGATTACTTGAAGTTCAGCATGAGTGCCTTAAGGCTTACATTGAGCTGAATAGGTTTTCGTATTGA